The Pagrus major chromosome 10, Pma_NU_1.0 genome contains a region encoding:
- the neurl4 gene encoding neuralized-like protein 4 isoform X1, translating to MAAELHPRSGKLIGLSNSNRTARRNQPVQEFNHGLVLSKEPLRDRDVFTVRIDKKVNSWSGSIEIGVTALDPAGLDFPSSATGLKGGSWIVSGCSVLRDGRSVLEEYGRDLDQLAEGDRVGIQRSSRGELHLWVNGQDCGAAASGLPPKLWAVVDLYGKCTQVTVVSCEPPPPSTEKETIEQEEEEEEEEEEEEEEEEEEVVVVCRDREDAGITALMNVAAMNGMMNGDEVPELSCSHSRPDKFPNNLEPDTVLTEHQLFDVFNNAIVSFYRSEDEGGGEDGGGGGGAGGGGGSGGSGGGGNTGTDSSSRNDRGSSSTGGSTVSSDSGTGTTGGGGGGTGSAGEGGNINTPAGNGGIGQGVVTGGMTTNDALLFHEKCGTLIKLSNNNKTAERRRPLDEFNNGVVMTNRPLRHNEMFEIRIDKLVDKWSGSIEIGVTTHNPNNLDYPATMTNLRSGTIMMSGCGILTNGKGTRREYCEFSLDELQEGDHIGLMRKASGALHFYINGIDQGVAAAQTPGVVYGVVDLYGMAVKVTIVHNHNHSDRLRRNNAIMRALSPDVGRPRPSLSLTPDAEGPDRLLFHTNCGQKAAIISDGRTALRPHATDDFNHGVVLSSRPLRSNEVFQVRIDKMVDKWAGSIEIGVTTHNPAYLQLPSTMTNLRSGTWMMTGNGVMHNGTTILDEYGHNLDRLKAGDTVGVVRKEDGSLHFFVNGVAQGPAAWNVPPSVYAVVDLYGQAAQATIMDDMVDLPPLPEDSSEGPTAMSPGSPCSVGGASTTNDLRFHHLHGTNAVITNGGRTALRQNCRSEFNDAIVISNRCLRDGELFEIIIQKMVDRWSGSIEAGVTAIRPDELEFPNTMTDIDYDTWMLSGTAIMQDGNTMRNNYGCDLDSLTTGSRIGMMRSAIGDLHYYINGVDQGVACSGLPPEVYAVIDLYGQCVQVSITSSSGPLDNSLCTSNITEKSFPIHSPAGVAHRLHSKHGKNVVLLGEGCQAVRVGGYAHGIVFSAKELKADELFEVRIDEVDEQWCGSLHIGLTTLAPPELPSCPLSGLSPSLPQLRTKVTWLLCGSEVRRNGVLQRQNYCCSLDRLTVGNRVGVKRCSDDTMHIFIDGEDMGPAANAVAKNVYAVLDLYGRITAVSIVSSSLMEDMESVKAPSLSSDSCSEGEEDSSPVRESAESEPCTLVPTIMAFLENHGKNIQLSNQNLTAARVSSYNQGLLVTAHPLARQQLFQFQIDRLNPSWTSSLSLGVIGHSPDRLNFPSTACCLKRSAWLLQRDSVFHNSLKICENYGPNLDTCPEGTVLGLLVDANSCLHLYVNGMDQGVAAQDIPSPCYPFIDLYGQCEQVTIVTNNVPAVGGESGETRCQGDMEKADMVDGIKESVCWTPPPEVNPNKTCEYQALCSRFKDLLTLPDGYFNEDAKYNLCYCESCHKLRGDEAYYKRGEPPRDYALPFGWCRFALRIKSHCEVSNALKKWHIAYHGTSVGALRRTLDHSQLLPGTSSIFSVSPVKAEGPNGYSEPEENSAPGREVPRVRLSPTMRYSGMEIFAPKVQFQDPRSHRCHQAQVGFQVCVRPGSYKVGPQTLGHSEPLDPRFSNSEIEWITKEQGGTLLYGLLIRVE from the exons ATGGCGGCGGAGCTGCATCCGCGGAGCGGAAAGCTGATCGGCCTGTCCAACTCGAACCGAACCGCCCGGCGTAACCAGCCAGTCCAGGAGTTTAACCATGGACTGGTGCTCAGTAAGGAGCCGCTGAGGGACCGGGATGTCTTCACCGTCCGTATTGACAAgaag GTGAATTCGTGGAGCGGTTCCATTGAGATTGGCGTGACGGCACTGGACCCCGCTGGGCTTGACTTCCCCAGCAGCGCCACAGGCCTCAAGGGCGGCTCCTGGATCGTGTCGGGCTGCTCGGTGCTACGTGACGGCCGCTCTGTTCTTGAGGAATACGGCCGCGACCTCGACCAGCTGGCGGAGGGTGACCGGGTGGGGATTCAGCGCAGCTCCCGCGGGGAGCTCCACCTCTGGGTCAACGGGCAGGACTGCGGTGCGGCCGCAAGCGGCTTGCCGCCTAAGCTCTGGGCGGTTGTGGACCTGTACGGCAAGTGCACTCAAGTGACTGTGGTGAGTTGTGAGCCGCCGCCGCCCTCCACGGAAAAAGAGACAAtagagcaggaggaagaggaggaggaggaggaggaggaggaggaggaggaggaggaggaagaggtggtggtggtgtgcaGGGATCGGGAGGATGCGGGGATCACGGCACTGATGAATGTGGCAGCAATGAATGGAATGATGAATGGAGATGAAG TGCCTGAGCTTAGCTGCAGTCACAGCAGACCAGACAAGTTCCCCAACAACCTGGAGCCTGACACAG ttcTCACAGAGCACCAGCTCTTTGATGTGTTCAACAACGCAATAGTATCTTTTTATCGCTCTGAGGATGAGGGCGGAGGGGAagatggtggaggtggaggaggagcaggaggaggcggCGGCAGTGGTGGCAGTGGCGGGGGAGGAAATACAGGAACTGACTCTTCTTCCAGAAATGACAGGGGGAGCAGCAGCACTGGAGGAAGTACTGTCAGCAGTGACAGTGGAACAGGgacaacaggaggtggaggaggaggaactggtAGTGCTGGAGAAGGTGGAAATATTAACACTCCCGCTGGGAACGGAGGAATCGGACAGGGGGTTGTGACAGGGGGGATGACCACCAACGACGCGCTGCTCTTCCACGAAAAATGCGGCACACTGATCAAactgagcaacaacaacaagacagcGGAGCGAAGGAGACCGCTGGATGAGTTCAACAATGGTGTGGTGATGACCAACCGGCCGCTCCGACATAACGAGATGTTTGAG ATCCGTATTGATAAGCTAGTGGACAAGTGGTCAGGCTCAATAGAGATCGGCGTCACCACACACAATCCAAACAACCTGGACTATCCTGCAACTATGACCAATCTGCGCTCag GTACAATCATGATGAGTGGCTGTGGGATACTGACCAACGGGAAAGGAACCCGTAGGGAATACTGTGAATTCAGCCTTGATGAACTTCAG GAGGGAGATCACATAGGGTTGATGCGCAAAGCCAGCGGGGCGCTCCATTTCTACATCAATGGAATCGACCAAG GTGTTGCGGCAGCCCAGACCCCCGGTGTGGTCTATGGAGTGGTTGACCTCTACGGCATGGCCGTAAAAGTCACCATAgtccacaaccacaaccacagtgacCGCCTCAGACGCAACAACGCAATCATGAGGGCTCTATCGCCGGATGTCGGCCGGCCCAGgccatctctctccctcactccaGACGCAGAGGGGCCTGACCGGCTGCTCTTCCACACCAACTGTGGCCAGAAGGCCGCCATCATCAGTGACGGCAGGACGGCGCTGCGGCCACA TGCGACTGATGACTTTAACCACGGCGTGGTCCTGAGCAGCCGGCCGTTGCGCTCCAATGAGGTGTTTCAGGTTCGCATTGACAAAATGGTGGACAAATGGGCAGGCTCCATCGAAATCGGCGTCACAACGCACAATCCTGCGTATCTGCAGCTGCCCTCCACCATGACCAACCTGCGCTCag GGACGTGGATGATGACGGGGAATGGCGTAATGCACAACGGAACAACAATCCTGGACGAGTACGGACACAATCTCGACCGGCTCAAG GCAGGTGACACAGTAGGTGTAGTTCGGAAAGAAGACGGTAGCCTCCACTTCTTTGTAAACGGTGTGGCTCAGGGTCCGGCAGCCTGGAACGTCCCTCCTAGTGTCTACGCTGTGGTCGACCTCTATGGACAGGCTGCTCAGGCCACCATCATGGACGACATGG TGGACCTCCCCCCTCTCCCAGAGGACAGCTCAGAGGGCCCCACAGCCATGTCTCCTGGGAGCCCCTGCTCAGTAGGTGGGGCCAGCACGACCAACGACCTGCGTTTCCATCACCTACACGGCACGAACGCTGTCATCACCAACGGAGGGCGCACCGCCCTGCGTCAGAACTGCCGCAGCGAGTTCAACGACGCTATTGTCATTTCCAACAG GTGCCTTCGAGATGGAGAGCTGTTTGAAATCATTATTCAGAAGATGGTGGACCGCTGGTCGGGTTCAATAGAAGCAG GAGTGACGGCCATCAGGCCGGACGAGCTCGAGTTTCCCAACACGATGACAGATATCGACTATGACACCTGGATGCTCAG TGGAACGGCCATCATGCAGGATGGCAACACGATGCGCAACAACTACGGTTGTGACCTGGACTCCCTGACCACGGGCTCACGGATTGGCATGATGCGCTCGGCCATTGGTGACCTCCACTATTACATCAACGGCGTGGACCAAGGCGTCGCCTGCTCCGGTCTACCACCAG aagTGTATGCTGTGATCGATCTGTACGGTCAGTGTGTTCAGGTATCCATCACCAGCTCGTCAGGCCCGCTGGACAACAGCCTCTGTACCAGCAACATCACTGAGAAGAGCTTCCCCATCCACTCACCAG cAGGCGTTGCTCATCGGCTCCACAGTAAACACGGTAAGAACGTGGTGCTGCTCGGTGAGGGCTGCCAGGCTGTCAGAGTTGGAGGCTATGCGCACGGCATCGTGTTCAGTGCGAAGGAACTCAAAGCAGATGAGTTGTTTGAG GTGAGGATTGATGAAGTGGATGAGCAGTGGTGCGGTTCGCTGCACATCGGTCTGACCACGCTGGCACCCCCCGAGCTGCCGTCCTGCCCGCTGTCTggtctctccccctccctcccgcAGCTCCGCACCAAGGTCACCTGGCTGCTCTGCGGCTCCGAGGTCCGTCGCAACGGCGTACTGCAGCGCCAGAACTACTGCTGCTCACTGGACCGGCTGACG GTTGGGAACCGTGTTGGTGTGAAGAGGTGCAGTGACGACACCATGCACATCTTCATCGACGGTGAAGACATGGGACCTGCAGCGAATGCAGTAGCaaag AATGTGTATGCAGTTCTGGACCTGTACGGGCGGATAACAGCGGTGTCCATTGTCAGCTCATCGTTGATGGAGGACATGGAGAGCGTCAAGGCACCCTCGCTCTCCTCAGACAGCTGCAGcgaaggagaggaggacagcagCCCTGTCAGAGAG AGCGCAGAGAGCGAGCCGTGCACACTGGTTCCCACCATCATGGCGTTCTTGGAGAATCATGGCAAAAATATCCAGCTGTCTAATCAGAACTTGACGGCAGCCAGAGTGTCCAGCTACAACCAGGGCCTGCTGGTCACCGCCCATCCACTGGCTCGCCAACAGTTGTTCCAG TTTCAGATCGACCGTCTGAACCCATCATGGACGTCGTCGCTGTCGTTAGGGGTGATAGGCCACTCCCCCGACCGGCTCAACTTCCCCTCCACAGCGTGTTGCCTGAAACGCTCTGCctggctgctgcagagagacTCCGTCTTCCACAACTCCCTAAAg atATGTGAGAACTATGGTCCTAATCTGGACACGTGTCCAGAGGGGACGGTGTTGGGTCTGCTGGTGGACGCCAACAGTTGTCTCCACCTCTACGTCAATGGCATGGACCAGGGCGTGGCGGCGCAGGACATTCCTTCGCCTTGCTACCCCTTCATCGACCTCTACGGCCAATGTGAACAG GTTACTATAGTAACAAACAACGTGCCAGCTGTGGGAGGAGAGAGCGGTGAGACCCGGTGTCAGGGCGACATGGAGAAGGCAGACATGGTTGACG gaatcAAAGAGAGTGTGTGCTGGACGCCCCCTCCAGAGGTCAACCCTAACAAGACCTGTGAGTACCAGGCACTGTGTTCACGCTTCAAGGACCTGCTCACGTTACCAG ATGGCTATTTTAACGAAGACGCCAAGTACAACCTGTGCTACTGTGAGTCCTGCCACAAGCTCCGGGGTGACGAAGCGTATTACAAGAGAGGAGAACCGCCCCGGGACTATGCCCTGCCCTTTGGGTGGTGTCGCTTCGCTCTCAG GATCAAGTCCCACTGTGAGGTTTCTAATGCACTGAAGAAGTGGCACATCGCGTACCACGGCACCAGTGTAGGAGCCCTGCGACGCACGCTGGATCACAGCCAGCTGCTGCCTG gGACGTCGTCCATCTTCTCAGTGTCCCCGGTGAAGGCAGAGGGCCCTAATGGCTACAGCGAGCCAGAGGAGAACAGCGCCCCGGGCAGGGAGGTTCCCAGAGTGCGGCTCTCCCCCACTATGCGCTACTCCGGCATGGAGATCTTTGCCCCTAAAGTGCA atTTCAGGACCCCCGTTCTCACCGCTGCCACCAAGCTCAAGTGGGATTCCAGGTGTGCGTGCGTCCCGGCTCCTACAAAGTGGGACCCCAGACGCTCGGCCACAGCGAGCCCCTCGACCCTCGCTTCAGCAACTCAGAGATCGAGTGGATCACCAAGGAGCAGGGCGGCACGCTCCTCTACGGACTGCTCATCCGGGTCGAGTGA
- the neurl4 gene encoding neuralized-like protein 4 isoform X2, with the protein MAAELHPRSGKLIGLSNSNRTARRNQPVQEFNHGLVLSKEPLRDRDVFTVRIDKKVNSWSGSIEIGVTALDPAGLDFPSSATGLKGGSWIVSGCSVLRDGRSVLEEYGRDLDQLAEGDRVGIQRSSRGELHLWVNGQDCGAAASGLPPKLWAVVDLYGKCTQVTVVSCEPPPPSTEKETIEQEEEEEEEEEEEEEEEEEEVVVVCRDREDAGITALMNVAAMNGMMNGDEVPELSCSHSRPDKFPNNLEPDTVLTEHQLFDVFNNAIVSFYRSEDEGGGEDGGGGGGAGGGGGSGGSGGGGNTGTDSSSRNDRGSSSTGGSTVSSDSGTGTTGGGGGGTGSAGEGGNINTPAGNGGIGQGVVTGGMTTNDALLFHEKCGTLIKLSNNNKTAERRRPLDEFNNGVVMTNRPLRHNEMFEIRIDKLVDKWSGSIEIGVTTHNPNNLDYPATMTNLRSGTIMMSGCGILTNGKGTRREYCEFSLDELQEGDHIGLMRKASGALHFYINGIDQGVAAAQTPGVVYGVVDLYGMAVKVTIVHNHNHSDRLRRNNAIMRALSPDVGRPRPSLSLTPDAEGPDRLLFHTNCGQKAAIISDGRTALRPHATDDFNHGVVLSSRPLRSNEVFQVRIDKMVDKWAGSIEIGVTTHNPAYLQLPSTMTNLRSGTWMMTGNGVMHNGTTILDEYGHNLDRLKAGDTVGVVRKEDGSLHFFVNGVAQGPAAWNVPPSVYAVVDLYGQAAQATIMDDMVDLPPLPEDSSEGPTAMSPGSPCSVGGASTTNDLRFHHLHGTNAVITNGGRTALRQNCRSEFNDAIVISNRCLRDGELFEIIIQKMVDRWSGSIEAGVTAIRPDELEFPNTMTDIDYDTWMLSGTAIMQDGNTMRNNYGCDLDSLTTGSRIGMMRSAIGDLHYYINGVDQGVACSGLPPEVYAVIDLYGQCVQVSITSSSGPLDNSLCTSNITEKSFPIHSPVAGVAHRLHSKHGKNVVLLGEGCQAVRVGGYAHGIVFSAKELKADELFEVRIDEVDEQWCGSLHIGLTTLAPPELPSCPLSGLSPSLPQLRTKVTWLLCGSEVRRNGVLQRQNYCCSLDRLTVGNRVGVKRCSDDTMHIFIDGEDMGPAANAVAKNVYAVLDLYGRITAVSIVSSSLMEDMESVKAPSLSSDSCSEGEEDSSPVRESAESEPCTLVPTIMAFLENHGKNIQLSNQNLTAARVSSYNQGLLVTAHPLARQQLFQFQIDRLNPSWTSSLSLGVIGHSPDRLNFPSTACCLKRSAWLLQRDSVFHNSLKICENYGPNLDTCPEGTVLGLLVDANSCLHLYVNGMDQGVAAQDIPSPCYPFIDLYGQCEQVTIVTNNVPAVGGESGETRCQGDMEKADMVDGIKESVCWTPPPEVNPNKTCEYQALCSRFKDLLTLPDGYFNEDAKYNLCYCESCHKLRGDEAYYKRGEPPRDYALPFGWCRFALRIKSHCEVSNALKKWHIAYHGTSVGALRRTLDHSQLLPGTSSIFSVSPVKAEGPNGYSEPEENSAPGREVPRVRLSPTMRYSGMEIFAPKVQFQDPRSHRCHQAQVGFQVCVRPGSYKVGPQTLGHSEPLDPRFSNSEIEWITKEQGGTLLYGLLIRVE; encoded by the exons ATGGCGGCGGAGCTGCATCCGCGGAGCGGAAAGCTGATCGGCCTGTCCAACTCGAACCGAACCGCCCGGCGTAACCAGCCAGTCCAGGAGTTTAACCATGGACTGGTGCTCAGTAAGGAGCCGCTGAGGGACCGGGATGTCTTCACCGTCCGTATTGACAAgaag GTGAATTCGTGGAGCGGTTCCATTGAGATTGGCGTGACGGCACTGGACCCCGCTGGGCTTGACTTCCCCAGCAGCGCCACAGGCCTCAAGGGCGGCTCCTGGATCGTGTCGGGCTGCTCGGTGCTACGTGACGGCCGCTCTGTTCTTGAGGAATACGGCCGCGACCTCGACCAGCTGGCGGAGGGTGACCGGGTGGGGATTCAGCGCAGCTCCCGCGGGGAGCTCCACCTCTGGGTCAACGGGCAGGACTGCGGTGCGGCCGCAAGCGGCTTGCCGCCTAAGCTCTGGGCGGTTGTGGACCTGTACGGCAAGTGCACTCAAGTGACTGTGGTGAGTTGTGAGCCGCCGCCGCCCTCCACGGAAAAAGAGACAAtagagcaggaggaagaggaggaggaggaggaggaggaggaggaggaggaggaggaggaagaggtggtggtggtgtgcaGGGATCGGGAGGATGCGGGGATCACGGCACTGATGAATGTGGCAGCAATGAATGGAATGATGAATGGAGATGAAG TGCCTGAGCTTAGCTGCAGTCACAGCAGACCAGACAAGTTCCCCAACAACCTGGAGCCTGACACAG ttcTCACAGAGCACCAGCTCTTTGATGTGTTCAACAACGCAATAGTATCTTTTTATCGCTCTGAGGATGAGGGCGGAGGGGAagatggtggaggtggaggaggagcaggaggaggcggCGGCAGTGGTGGCAGTGGCGGGGGAGGAAATACAGGAACTGACTCTTCTTCCAGAAATGACAGGGGGAGCAGCAGCACTGGAGGAAGTACTGTCAGCAGTGACAGTGGAACAGGgacaacaggaggtggaggaggaggaactggtAGTGCTGGAGAAGGTGGAAATATTAACACTCCCGCTGGGAACGGAGGAATCGGACAGGGGGTTGTGACAGGGGGGATGACCACCAACGACGCGCTGCTCTTCCACGAAAAATGCGGCACACTGATCAAactgagcaacaacaacaagacagcGGAGCGAAGGAGACCGCTGGATGAGTTCAACAATGGTGTGGTGATGACCAACCGGCCGCTCCGACATAACGAGATGTTTGAG ATCCGTATTGATAAGCTAGTGGACAAGTGGTCAGGCTCAATAGAGATCGGCGTCACCACACACAATCCAAACAACCTGGACTATCCTGCAACTATGACCAATCTGCGCTCag GTACAATCATGATGAGTGGCTGTGGGATACTGACCAACGGGAAAGGAACCCGTAGGGAATACTGTGAATTCAGCCTTGATGAACTTCAG GAGGGAGATCACATAGGGTTGATGCGCAAAGCCAGCGGGGCGCTCCATTTCTACATCAATGGAATCGACCAAG GTGTTGCGGCAGCCCAGACCCCCGGTGTGGTCTATGGAGTGGTTGACCTCTACGGCATGGCCGTAAAAGTCACCATAgtccacaaccacaaccacagtgacCGCCTCAGACGCAACAACGCAATCATGAGGGCTCTATCGCCGGATGTCGGCCGGCCCAGgccatctctctccctcactccaGACGCAGAGGGGCCTGACCGGCTGCTCTTCCACACCAACTGTGGCCAGAAGGCCGCCATCATCAGTGACGGCAGGACGGCGCTGCGGCCACA TGCGACTGATGACTTTAACCACGGCGTGGTCCTGAGCAGCCGGCCGTTGCGCTCCAATGAGGTGTTTCAGGTTCGCATTGACAAAATGGTGGACAAATGGGCAGGCTCCATCGAAATCGGCGTCACAACGCACAATCCTGCGTATCTGCAGCTGCCCTCCACCATGACCAACCTGCGCTCag GGACGTGGATGATGACGGGGAATGGCGTAATGCACAACGGAACAACAATCCTGGACGAGTACGGACACAATCTCGACCGGCTCAAG GCAGGTGACACAGTAGGTGTAGTTCGGAAAGAAGACGGTAGCCTCCACTTCTTTGTAAACGGTGTGGCTCAGGGTCCGGCAGCCTGGAACGTCCCTCCTAGTGTCTACGCTGTGGTCGACCTCTATGGACAGGCTGCTCAGGCCACCATCATGGACGACATGG TGGACCTCCCCCCTCTCCCAGAGGACAGCTCAGAGGGCCCCACAGCCATGTCTCCTGGGAGCCCCTGCTCAGTAGGTGGGGCCAGCACGACCAACGACCTGCGTTTCCATCACCTACACGGCACGAACGCTGTCATCACCAACGGAGGGCGCACCGCCCTGCGTCAGAACTGCCGCAGCGAGTTCAACGACGCTATTGTCATTTCCAACAG GTGCCTTCGAGATGGAGAGCTGTTTGAAATCATTATTCAGAAGATGGTGGACCGCTGGTCGGGTTCAATAGAAGCAG GAGTGACGGCCATCAGGCCGGACGAGCTCGAGTTTCCCAACACGATGACAGATATCGACTATGACACCTGGATGCTCAG TGGAACGGCCATCATGCAGGATGGCAACACGATGCGCAACAACTACGGTTGTGACCTGGACTCCCTGACCACGGGCTCACGGATTGGCATGATGCGCTCGGCCATTGGTGACCTCCACTATTACATCAACGGCGTGGACCAAGGCGTCGCCTGCTCCGGTCTACCACCAG aagTGTATGCTGTGATCGATCTGTACGGTCAGTGTGTTCAGGTATCCATCACCAGCTCGTCAGGCCCGCTGGACAACAGCCTCTGTACCAGCAACATCACTGAGAAGAGCTTCCCCATCCACTCACCAG tagcAGGCGTTGCTCATCGGCTCCACAGTAAACACGGTAAGAACGTGGTGCTGCTCGGTGAGGGCTGCCAGGCTGTCAGAGTTGGAGGCTATGCGCACGGCATCGTGTTCAGTGCGAAGGAACTCAAAGCAGATGAGTTGTTTGAG GTGAGGATTGATGAAGTGGATGAGCAGTGGTGCGGTTCGCTGCACATCGGTCTGACCACGCTGGCACCCCCCGAGCTGCCGTCCTGCCCGCTGTCTggtctctccccctccctcccgcAGCTCCGCACCAAGGTCACCTGGCTGCTCTGCGGCTCCGAGGTCCGTCGCAACGGCGTACTGCAGCGCCAGAACTACTGCTGCTCACTGGACCGGCTGACG GTTGGGAACCGTGTTGGTGTGAAGAGGTGCAGTGACGACACCATGCACATCTTCATCGACGGTGAAGACATGGGACCTGCAGCGAATGCAGTAGCaaag AATGTGTATGCAGTTCTGGACCTGTACGGGCGGATAACAGCGGTGTCCATTGTCAGCTCATCGTTGATGGAGGACATGGAGAGCGTCAAGGCACCCTCGCTCTCCTCAGACAGCTGCAGcgaaggagaggaggacagcagCCCTGTCAGAGAG AGCGCAGAGAGCGAGCCGTGCACACTGGTTCCCACCATCATGGCGTTCTTGGAGAATCATGGCAAAAATATCCAGCTGTCTAATCAGAACTTGACGGCAGCCAGAGTGTCCAGCTACAACCAGGGCCTGCTGGTCACCGCCCATCCACTGGCTCGCCAACAGTTGTTCCAG TTTCAGATCGACCGTCTGAACCCATCATGGACGTCGTCGCTGTCGTTAGGGGTGATAGGCCACTCCCCCGACCGGCTCAACTTCCCCTCCACAGCGTGTTGCCTGAAACGCTCTGCctggctgctgcagagagacTCCGTCTTCCACAACTCCCTAAAg atATGTGAGAACTATGGTCCTAATCTGGACACGTGTCCAGAGGGGACGGTGTTGGGTCTGCTGGTGGACGCCAACAGTTGTCTCCACCTCTACGTCAATGGCATGGACCAGGGCGTGGCGGCGCAGGACATTCCTTCGCCTTGCTACCCCTTCATCGACCTCTACGGCCAATGTGAACAG GTTACTATAGTAACAAACAACGTGCCAGCTGTGGGAGGAGAGAGCGGTGAGACCCGGTGTCAGGGCGACATGGAGAAGGCAGACATGGTTGACG gaatcAAAGAGAGTGTGTGCTGGACGCCCCCTCCAGAGGTCAACCCTAACAAGACCTGTGAGTACCAGGCACTGTGTTCACGCTTCAAGGACCTGCTCACGTTACCAG ATGGCTATTTTAACGAAGACGCCAAGTACAACCTGTGCTACTGTGAGTCCTGCCACAAGCTCCGGGGTGACGAAGCGTATTACAAGAGAGGAGAACCGCCCCGGGACTATGCCCTGCCCTTTGGGTGGTGTCGCTTCGCTCTCAG GATCAAGTCCCACTGTGAGGTTTCTAATGCACTGAAGAAGTGGCACATCGCGTACCACGGCACCAGTGTAGGAGCCCTGCGACGCACGCTGGATCACAGCCAGCTGCTGCCTG gGACGTCGTCCATCTTCTCAGTGTCCCCGGTGAAGGCAGAGGGCCCTAATGGCTACAGCGAGCCAGAGGAGAACAGCGCCCCGGGCAGGGAGGTTCCCAGAGTGCGGCTCTCCCCCACTATGCGCTACTCCGGCATGGAGATCTTTGCCCCTAAAGTGCA atTTCAGGACCCCCGTTCTCACCGCTGCCACCAAGCTCAAGTGGGATTCCAGGTGTGCGTGCGTCCCGGCTCCTACAAAGTGGGACCCCAGACGCTCGGCCACAGCGAGCCCCTCGACCCTCGCTTCAGCAACTCAGAGATCGAGTGGATCACCAAGGAGCAGGGCGGCACGCTCCTCTACGGACTGCTCATCCGGGTCGAGTGA
- the shbg gene encoding sex hormone-binding globulin: protein MAMLWKEMAGGLLLTLSLALLVWGAEGQGNGRDKKQVSGGATIYLGQERDSWTPLIHTTVNLSEISSIKSTFQLRTFDPEGAIFYGDTKNGVDWFVLSLKDGIPLMQISKGDIHISVSGGPKLNDGKWHTMAVSNQGKFVVLEVDGSNGLVVGMQSKQTEEVLSGKLQLALGGILIDKEAMIVQFEPHLDGCVREGHWLNLSVPWETEAEELWPCYQNVRPGSFFPGTGFAIFNTSVFPIEADHVVKAELWGDFSKMDGTILSIKAPGQELMFALVSNNNTKEVTLTFGEQKISMKDTLKKLEITFQTDLLRVLQDEDESKTTTFSISSESHPGYLNMWREGRLAVGGLLGEGEDNIGSQFLTGCLEKIQVQEKDLDLDLAVKHMSVSSHSCPA from the exons ATGGCCATGTTATGGAAAGAAATGGCAGGTGGACTGCTGCTCACTTTGAGCCTCGCTCTGCTGGTGTGGGGAGCTGAGGGGCAGGGGAATGGACGGGATAAG AAACAAGTATCAGGTGGGGCTACCATCTACCTCGGTCAGGAGAGAGACTCCTGGACGCCACTGATCCACACAACAGTCAACCTCAGTGAAATCAGCAG TATCAAGTCAACCTTTCAGTTAAGAACATTTGACCCAGAAGGTGCAATTTTCTACGGAGACACCAAAAACGGGGTGGACTGGTTTGTTCTGTCCCTAAAAGACGGGATTCCTCTGATGCAGATCAGCAAAGGAGACATCCACATCAGCGTGTCCGGTGGCCCCAAACTCAATGATGGAAAATGGCACACA ATGGCGGTGAGCAACCAAGGGAAGTTTGTGGTTCTAGaggtggatggctcaaacggGCTGGTGGTGGGAATGCAGTccaaacagacagaggaggtcCTCTCAGGTAAACTCCAACTGGCTCTCGGCGGGATCCTGATCGACAAGGAAGCGATGATTGTTCAG TTCGAGCCACACTTGGATGGCTGTGTGCGTGAAGGCCACTGGCTGAACCTCAGCGTCCCCTGGGAGACAGAGGCGGAGGAGCTCTGGCCCTGCTATCAAAACGTACGACCCGGCAGCTTCTTCCCTGGTACCGGATTTGCGATTTTCAACACCTCAG TTTTCCCCATCGAGGCAGATCATGTGGTCAAGGCTGAATTGTGGGGAGATTTCAGTAAGATGGATGGAACCATTTTAAGCATCAAGGCTCCTGGGCAAGAGCTAATGTTCGCTTTAGTGTCCAATAATAACACAAAG GAGGTCACACTCACTTTTGGGGAACAAAAGATCAGTATGAAAGACACACTCAAGAAACTGGAGATAACCTTTCAGACAGATTTACTGCGAGTGCTTCAAGATGAAGATGAATCAAAGACCACTACGTTTTCTATCAGTTCAGAGAGCCACCCTGGTTACTTGAACATGTGGAGAGAGGGTCGACTTGCTGTTGGAGGTCTATTAG gtgaGGGTGAGGACAACATCGGCTCCCAGTTCTTAACAGGCTGTCTGGAGAAGATTCAAGTCCAAGAGAAAGATTTAGACCTGGATTTAGCTGTCAAACACATGTCAGTGTCCTCTCACAGCTGCCCTGCGTAG